A single region of the Maylandia zebra isolate NMK-2024a linkage group LG17, Mzebra_GT3a, whole genome shotgun sequence genome encodes:
- the LOC101481754 gene encoding macrophage mannose receptor 1, with translation MHWRPFLLILMGQCSLFSCQRYKYYFIKEPKTWDEAQSYCREGYKDLATVPDVTYRETLYIDSTENQANAWIGLYSISGRENRMWHWSLPGVEFHDKEMKWKVGEPNDKPEHLENCGRIKSPDGLVDVGCSNNHAFVCYNEQNKSLHLIDTKKKWREAQSYCRQHHTDLASGAEQLKEAVSKLSRKPPSWIGLFRDTWRWSDGSNSSYRHWESVDELTVELSKTDSGTRKCTMIALNKEGKWSADDCNNTKPFFCYDEKWILINESKNWDDALIYCRKHHDGLVSITSSEQQELVKEKAKNATTPYVWLGLHYSCALDLWFWVNDQLACYQNWANETDTGHCNLAVAMETGGEHKWFKKDDGEKFNFICSL, from the exons ATGCACTGGAGaccttttctgctcattctAATGG gtcAGTGTTCCTTGTTTTCATGCCAGCGCTATAAGTACTATTTTATTAAAGAGCCTAAAACATGGGACGAAGCTCAGAGCTACTGTAGAGAAGGATATAAAGACCTGGCCACAGTGCCTGACGTGACATATAGGGAGACTCTGTACATAGATTCTACAGAGAATCAAGCAAACGCCTGGATTGGGCTGTACAGCATCTCAGGAAGAGAAAACAGGATGTGGCACTGGTCTCTGCCAGGAGTGGAGTTCCATGATAAAGAGATGAAATGGAAAGTAGGGGAACCTAATGATAAACCTGAACATCTTGAGAACTGTGGACGGATTAAAAGCCCTGATGGGCTGGTGGATGTTGGCTGTTCTAACAATCACGCTTTTGTCTGCTATAATG aacaaaacaaatcacTCCATTTGattgacacaaaaaaaaagtggcGTGAGGCTCAGAGCTACTGCAGACAGCACCACACAGACCTGGCCAGTGGAGCAGAACAGTTAAAGGAAGCAGTCAGTAAATTATCTCGTAAACCACCATCATGGATCGGCCTGTTCAGAGACACCTGGAGGTGGTCAGATGGGAGTAATTCTTCTTACAGACACTGGGAAAGTGTCGATGAGTTGACTGTAGAGCTGTCTAAAACTGACAGCGGCACCAGGAAGTGTACGATGATTGCATTaaacaaagaaggaaaatgGAGCGCTGATGATTGTAACAACACAAAACCTTTCTTCTGCTATGATG AAAAATGGATCCTGATCAatgaaagcaaaaattgggacgACGCCTTAATTTACTGCAGAAAGCACCATGATGGCCTGGTCTCCATCACAAGCAGTGAACAGCAAGAATTGGTGAAGGAGAAAGCCAAGAATGCCACCACTCCGTATGTCTGGCTGGGACTGCACTACAGCTGCGCTCTCGATCTGTGGTTCTGGGTCAATGACCAGCTTGCCTGCTATCAGAACTGGGCCAATGAGACAGACACTGGACATTGCAACCTGGCTGTAGCCATGGAGACAGGAGGAGAACATAAATGGTTCAAGAAAGATGATGGAGAGAAGTTTAACTTCATCTGTTCTCTGTGA